The following are encoded in a window of Rubellicoccus peritrichatus genomic DNA:
- a CDS encoding LacI family DNA-binding transcriptional regulator, whose protein sequence is MQKRPTLHDVAKEAGVSHMTVSRVLRQEGGVREETRAKVEEAIAKTGYRPDPALSALAAYRNQGSMQGEGSTLAFLDCDKSTFSQEVFEGVQTEARLHGYMTEIHKLPPSIVGQKKMNHVLFNRGVRGLLFGPSDDELEFRGWDWPNYASVSLGALQHRPVMHAVAMNYFDGAFSGCRMLQQQGCKRIGFAIEPKLEARTNHQWLGGYAAAMSCQKLRIYRGTWPAGPTFKRWVTREKLDGLLAIQAGLSDQLTSHKTTIVLLNDYDSKQLDRMTHLRLDRARLGAEGVRFLHHLLLRREYGIPEQPHTVALRGSWVIR, encoded by the coding sequence ATGCAGAAACGCCCTACACTACACGATGTGGCCAAAGAAGCCGGTGTCAGCCATATGACGGTTTCACGAGTTTTGCGGCAGGAAGGAGGCGTGCGTGAGGAAACCCGCGCGAAAGTAGAAGAGGCAATTGCGAAAACTGGCTATCGTCCCGACCCGGCACTCTCTGCTCTGGCAGCCTACCGAAATCAAGGGAGCATGCAGGGAGAAGGAAGCACACTCGCATTCCTTGATTGTGATAAAAGCACTTTCAGTCAGGAAGTCTTTGAAGGCGTCCAGACGGAAGCACGTCTGCATGGATACATGACTGAGATTCACAAACTGCCACCTTCAATCGTCGGGCAAAAGAAGATGAACCACGTCCTGTTTAATCGCGGAGTGCGCGGCCTGCTTTTCGGCCCGTCTGATGATGAGCTTGAGTTCCGCGGATGGGACTGGCCTAACTATGCATCTGTTTCACTCGGTGCCTTGCAACACCGTCCCGTAATGCACGCCGTGGCCATGAACTATTTTGATGGCGCTTTTTCCGGTTGTCGAATGCTCCAGCAGCAAGGCTGCAAGCGTATAGGTTTCGCGATTGAACCAAAGCTTGAAGCCCGCACCAATCATCAATGGCTCGGTGGATACGCGGCTGCCATGTCGTGCCAGAAGTTAAGAATCTATCGCGGAACCTGGCCAGCAGGTCCAACATTCAAGCGATGGGTGACCCGGGAAAAGCTGGATGGCCTCCTCGCCATACAAGCCGGGCTATCGGACCAGCTCACAAGTCATAAGACAACCATTGTCTTACTCAATGATTACGATAGCAAGCAACTGGACCGCATGACACATCTGCGGCTTGACCGTGCGAGACTCGGCGCGGAAGGCGTTCGTTTTTTGCATCATCTTTTGTTGCGCCGCGAGTATGGCATTCCCGAACAACCCCATACGGTGGCATTACGCGGAAGCTGGGTCATTCGATAA
- a CDS encoding carotenoid biosynthesis protein: MRTQRYRRSRLLVAYRIFGAWYAIWFCVGLIFVGFNRPSLFGPIEDFLFMFLAGTVLLIDVARRIGWLRALVTFAWVAGMSGIIEAIGAMTGFPFGSYAYTENFGPRLFGVLPLAIPFAWWAVLMPLHIGLLRFVEHNWISARTLPFIVGLFATLIDAALEPVATIERSYWIWSGGGLWYGVPWVNFLGWFGTATLLSFGVQFASGVFLSRAYRWENLHTVVIPLAVLFTIIATFLLANIVASFWFAAVLSALLLIGVIAALRRMGGFRWRTLAG, translated from the coding sequence ATGAGAACTCAACGTTATCGTCGCAGCAGATTGCTGGTTGCCTACCGAATATTCGGAGCCTGGTATGCGATTTGGTTTTGTGTTGGTTTGATTTTCGTTGGTTTCAATCGTCCATCACTTTTTGGTCCGATTGAGGATTTTCTTTTCATGTTTTTGGCAGGCACTGTTCTGCTTATTGATGTGGCGCGACGGATTGGTTGGCTCAGAGCACTGGTGACCTTTGCCTGGGTCGCCGGTATGTCCGGCATCATCGAGGCAATAGGTGCCATGACAGGATTTCCATTTGGAAGTTACGCATACACAGAGAATTTCGGTCCAAGGCTTTTTGGTGTTTTGCCTCTTGCCATTCCATTTGCCTGGTGGGCGGTCCTGATGCCACTGCACATTGGCCTACTGCGGTTTGTTGAGCATAACTGGATTTCCGCACGCACATTGCCGTTCATTGTTGGCCTGTTTGCAACCTTGATCGATGCGGCTCTGGAGCCGGTGGCCACGATCGAACGGAGTTACTGGATCTGGTCAGGTGGTGGGCTTTGGTACGGTGTACCCTGGGTTAATTTCCTTGGTTGGTTTGGAACTGCAACGCTACTCAGTTTTGGTGTCCAGTTTGCTTCAGGTGTTTTTCTTTCGAGGGCTTATCGATGGGAAAACCTGCATACCGTGGTCATACCGCTTGCCGTTCTCTTCACGATCATCGCGACTTTCCTTTTGGCCAACATTGTTGCGTCGTTTTGGTTTGCCGCTGTGCTATCTGCTTTGCTTTTGATCGGTGTCATCGCTGCCCTAAGGCGAATGGGTGGTTTTCGCTGGCGGACACTTGCTGGATAA
- a CDS encoding class I SAM-dependent methyltransferase, whose protein sequence is MEIETAKQYFRQQVVVEHYAHAANAVGLWVSEEKIFTRLFKQEDSIIELGCGAGRIAIGLWELGYKHLMGVDYSREMVKEARRINKVLEYGISFQYGDATKLGFDEATFDGAIFGFNGLLMIPQRENRRRALAEIKRVIKPGGWFVFTGHDREVHGNKKLWRDQQKLWNRSNQHPDLEMFGDLFHDMPEGGQMYIHSATRAEILEDLASVGLRHETDVLRSNLAPEPARVRQFSDDTRFWVVQRPLSDTDPE, encoded by the coding sequence GTGGAAATTGAAACCGCGAAGCAGTACTTTCGTCAGCAGGTCGTTGTTGAGCATTATGCGCATGCAGCCAATGCGGTCGGCCTTTGGGTTTCTGAGGAAAAAATCTTCACACGTCTTTTTAAACAAGAGGACTCGATTATAGAGCTTGGCTGCGGTGCCGGGCGTATTGCAATCGGGCTTTGGGAGTTGGGTTACAAACACCTGATGGGTGTGGATTACTCCCGTGAGATGGTCAAGGAAGCACGTCGTATTAATAAGGTCCTGGAGTACGGGATTTCTTTTCAGTATGGCGATGCCACCAAGCTCGGTTTCGATGAAGCAACTTTTGATGGGGCGATTTTTGGCTTCAATGGATTGCTCATGATTCCGCAGCGAGAGAATCGCCGTCGGGCGCTTGCTGAAATCAAACGCGTGATCAAGCCCGGTGGTTGGTTTGTCTTTACCGGACACGATCGTGAAGTGCACGGTAACAAGAAACTTTGGCGTGATCAGCAGAAGCTGTGGAATCGGTCAAATCAACATCCTGACCTTGAAATGTTTGGTGATCTTTTTCACGACATGCCGGAAGGCGGGCAGATGTATATTCACTCGGCAACACGGGCAGAAATCCTGGAAGATCTCGCTTCTGTCGGATTGCGCCATGAGACGGATGTGCTGCGCTCAAACCTGGCCCCGGAGCCAGCGCGCGTACGCCAGTTTTCCGACGACACAAGATTCTGGGTCGTGCAAAGACCATTATCAGACACTGATCCCGAATGA
- the rpmB gene encoding 50S ribosomal protein L28, which translates to MSRICSVTGKRPVKGRRIHRKGQSKKSGGIGTHVTKSVKRTFRPNLQRVRVKLPSGQVKRVWVSVKAMKAGLVEKA; encoded by the coding sequence ATGTCACGAATTTGTTCAGTCACCGGAAAACGTCCAGTTAAGGGCCGTCGTATTCACCGCAAAGGTCAGTCCAAGAAAAGCGGAGGTATTGGCACGCACGTAACCAAGTCGGTTAAGCGCACTTTTCGCCCAAATCTTCAGCGCGTTCGCGTTAAACTACCCAGTGGTCAGGTCAAACGCGTATGGGTATCCGTCAAGGCCATGAAGGCTGGCTTGGTCGAAAAAGCATAA
- a CDS encoding mechanosensitive ion channel family protein, which yields MEEEIQQLEALKDKIAMYLVENGIRIAVAILIIIIAVWAGKGISRLVLRVCENRKLDVTLSRFFAGSAKAVIIIFAVIMALGKIGIEITPFVALLGASAFGLSLAVQGPISNYGAGVVLIITRPFVVGDTLLVSGCSGVVDTVTLGNTQLINEDDERITIPNRKILGEILTNSYAFSKVEGVVGIDYAADPELAIQKITEAIKKVEGVAQDREPDVGIDEFADSSINIAYRIMVPTQKLHATRYALNLAVYHTLKDANITIPFPQRDVHLIGEGK from the coding sequence ATGGAAGAAGAGATACAGCAACTTGAGGCTCTGAAGGACAAAATCGCGATGTACCTCGTGGAAAACGGTATACGCATCGCAGTTGCGATCCTGATCATCATCATCGCGGTCTGGGCTGGAAAAGGGATCTCACGACTTGTTTTGAGGGTTTGTGAAAACCGCAAGCTGGACGTTACCTTGTCACGTTTTTTTGCCGGATCCGCCAAGGCGGTCATCATTATCTTTGCCGTGATCATGGCGCTGGGTAAAATCGGAATCGAGATTACACCCTTCGTCGCCCTCTTGGGAGCCAGTGCTTTTGGTCTAAGTCTGGCTGTTCAGGGGCCAATTTCCAATTATGGTGCCGGTGTTGTCCTGATTATTACCCGCCCTTTTGTGGTTGGGGATACCTTGTTGGTTAGCGGCTGTTCCGGTGTGGTTGATACGGTGACGCTTGGCAACACCCAGTTGATCAACGAGGACGATGAGCGAATTACGATTCCGAATCGGAAGATCCTGGGCGAGATTTTAACGAATTCCTATGCATTTTCCAAGGTCGAGGGTGTGGTTGGGATCGATTATGCCGCCGATCCGGAGCTGGCTATTCAAAAGATCACTGAGGCGATCAAAAAGGTTGAGGGAGTGGCCCAGGACCGTGAACCGGATGTGGGTATTGATGAATTCGCGGATTCGTCGATCAACATTGCCTATCGGATCATGGTGCCAACTCAAAAGCTGCATGCCACTCGCTACGCCCTTAATCTTGCGGTTTACCATACTTTGAAGGATGCCAATATCACCATTCCTTTTCCACAGCGCGATGTGCATTTGATTGGGGAGGGGAAGTAA
- a CDS encoding VanZ family protein has product MSKKWKRIRGWSWPVLIAICITLVSGTNNLVVPNLGLFSSDKLKHLLVFGLLSTAIIRNFSLEQKGITTILIAGVATSLFGMGDEIWQSFTPGRTLDIWDWLADTIGAFTAAIAYRHFHAYRRILEKDIFPKKNVES; this is encoded by the coding sequence GTGTCAAAGAAATGGAAACGCATTCGAGGATGGAGCTGGCCGGTGTTAATCGCCATCTGCATCACTCTGGTCTCGGGGACCAATAATCTGGTCGTTCCCAATCTAGGCCTGTTTTCATCCGACAAACTCAAGCATCTGCTTGTCTTCGGCCTCCTCTCAACTGCAATCATCCGGAACTTCTCGCTCGAGCAGAAAGGCATAACCACGATTCTAATTGCGGGGGTCGCAACCTCCCTCTTTGGCATGGGCGATGAAATATGGCAAAGCTTCACTCCGGGACGCACGCTCGACATTTGGGATTGGCTTGCCGATACAATCGGCGCATTCACTGCTGCAATCGCCTACCGCCACTTTCACGCCTACCGACGAATCTTGGAGAAGGATATTTTCCCAAAGAAGAATGTAGAAAGCTGA
- the ligA gene encoding NAD-dependent DNA ligase LigA, whose amino-acid sequence MTDREKIESLRAEIARHDELYYRNSDQEISDQEYDKLKRELVHLEEANPDLALAPENTPTARVGDDRVEGFAKYKHLQGMLSLDNTYSDDELRDFDTRLKKIFPDELSLPYLVEPKIDGVAVSLTYENGRFVRAVTRGNGTEGDEITNNLRGLPDIPEKLAGSKHPKLIEIRGEIYMTDEEFARINQEREDQGLELFKNPRNLTSGTVKQLGGISGRNLHIVLYGIGHCEPLTFKTQSDIHQAIHDWGLRTQEKIWRVEGIEAAWSAIEELDQLRHSFDYATDGAVVKLDNLEWQKEAGFTSKAPRWAIAYKFAAEQAETILKAISVQIGRTGAVTPVAELEPVELAGTTVSRATLHNEDEISRKDIRPGDTVVVQKAGEIIPQVLRSIPDKRPADSQPFDFAAFLQEQGIEAERVEGQAAWRITSKDNPVQMRRRITHFSSKACMDIENLGEAVVDQLVSRELIKDQADLYQLSFEDVLPLEKFADKSARNLIDALERSKQQPLWRLIHGLGITHVGAQASKDIAGHYGSLEKLASVSVEELTAIDGIGGIMAESINAWFADETNRTLVQRLTDYGLNVAEEITQTKDGPLQGKTVVLTGTLPSLSRGEATAMIEAAGGRASSSVSKKTDYVLAGESAGSKLEKAQKLGITVLSEEAFRELVE is encoded by the coding sequence ATGACCGACCGCGAAAAAATCGAATCTCTCCGGGCTGAGATTGCCCGTCACGACGAGCTCTACTACCGTAATTCCGATCAGGAGATCAGTGACCAGGAATATGATAAACTCAAACGCGAACTGGTCCACCTTGAAGAGGCAAATCCTGATCTCGCCCTCGCACCGGAAAACACACCAACCGCACGCGTCGGCGATGACCGGGTCGAAGGCTTTGCCAAATACAAACACCTGCAGGGCATGCTCTCACTCGACAACACCTACAGTGATGACGAGTTACGTGACTTTGATACCCGTCTGAAAAAGATATTTCCTGATGAGCTGAGCCTGCCCTATCTCGTTGAACCAAAAATTGATGGCGTTGCTGTCAGCCTGACTTATGAGAACGGAAGATTCGTCCGTGCTGTGACGCGTGGCAATGGAACCGAGGGCGACGAAATAACCAATAACCTGCGAGGCCTTCCTGACATCCCGGAAAAACTCGCAGGCAGCAAGCATCCAAAGCTAATCGAAATCCGCGGCGAAATCTACATGACGGACGAGGAGTTCGCCCGTATCAATCAGGAGCGCGAAGACCAGGGGCTGGAACTTTTCAAAAACCCGCGCAACCTCACCTCCGGCACCGTCAAACAACTCGGCGGAATTAGCGGACGCAACTTGCATATTGTTCTTTACGGAATCGGCCATTGCGAACCGCTTACCTTCAAAACGCAATCGGACATCCATCAGGCAATCCACGACTGGGGTCTGAGAACCCAGGAAAAAATCTGGCGAGTTGAAGGAATCGAAGCTGCCTGGAGTGCGATCGAAGAGCTCGATCAGCTCCGTCATAGTTTTGATTACGCAACAGACGGAGCTGTGGTTAAGCTCGATAATCTCGAATGGCAAAAAGAAGCCGGTTTCACCAGCAAGGCACCTCGCTGGGCCATTGCATACAAGTTCGCCGCCGAACAGGCCGAAACCATTCTCAAAGCCATCAGCGTTCAAATCGGTCGAACCGGAGCCGTCACGCCCGTGGCCGAACTTGAGCCAGTGGAACTCGCAGGAACCACAGTGTCCCGCGCCACCCTTCACAATGAAGACGAAATCAGTCGAAAGGACATTCGTCCGGGTGACACGGTAGTCGTACAAAAAGCCGGAGAAATCATTCCGCAGGTGTTGCGCTCCATCCCGGATAAACGTCCCGCCGACAGCCAACCTTTTGACTTCGCTGCCTTCCTGCAGGAACAAGGCATCGAAGCTGAGCGTGTCGAAGGTCAAGCTGCCTGGCGCATCACGAGCAAGGACAATCCAGTGCAAATGCGTCGACGCATCACGCACTTTTCATCCAAAGCCTGCATGGACATCGAGAATCTCGGCGAAGCTGTCGTCGATCAACTTGTATCACGCGAACTCATAAAAGACCAGGCCGACCTTTACCAACTTTCCTTTGAAGATGTCCTGCCGCTGGAAAAGTTTGCCGACAAGTCAGCCCGGAATCTTATCGACGCGCTTGAGCGTTCAAAACAGCAGCCGCTTTGGCGATTGATCCACGGACTTGGAATCACACATGTCGGCGCCCAGGCATCAAAGGACATTGCAGGACATTACGGTAGCCTGGAAAAACTCGCCTCAGTCAGCGTCGAAGAACTGACTGCCATCGACGGCATCGGAGGCATCATGGCAGAAAGTATCAATGCTTGGTTTGCCGACGAAACCAACAGGACACTCGTTCAACGCCTGACCGACTACGGACTCAACGTCGCCGAAGAAATCACTCAAACCAAGGACGGTCCACTACAGGGAAAAACTGTCGTCCTCACTGGCACTCTGCCCTCTTTAAGTCGCGGCGAAGCCACTGCCATGATCGAAGCGGCAGGCGGCAGAGCCAGTTCATCCGTCAGCAAGAAGACCGACTACGTCCTGGCCGGAGAGTCCGCCGGCAGCAAACTCGAAAAAGCCCAGAAGCTGGGCATCACTGTACTGAGCGAAGAGGCGTTCAGGGAGTTGGTGGAGTGA
- a CDS encoding agmatine deiminase family protein produces the protein MIVKKLTDFRVPAEWEPQEAVWLSWPVSDHIWPSARQEIWKCFATLAALMARYQRVRINADPAAHNLILQQLKEAKADLDEIELYPHTTDDVWCRDHGPVWLKNTNTGEVAISDWKFNAWGGKFEPYKRDDQVPQSMAKSLDLHAFPRKEVLEGGAIEVNGEGVLLTTEIVMLNRNRGGRVRADWKQALGNALNIKDILWLGEGLPNDDTDGHIDNIARFFQPNGVLTVESNGDEELKANARRLMARFRDVVHLPLPEVTINGQLVPASYANFVILNGAVIVPTFGVSQDEKALDIIKTAFPGRKVAGFGSRLLLEEGGAVHCLTSNQPQ, from the coding sequence ATGATTGTCAAGAAACTCACAGATTTTCGCGTCCCTGCTGAGTGGGAGCCTCAGGAAGCTGTCTGGCTGTCGTGGCCGGTTTCAGATCACATCTGGCCTAGTGCCCGTCAGGAAATCTGGAAGTGTTTTGCTACTCTGGCAGCGTTAATGGCTCGCTACCAAAGAGTGCGAATCAACGCTGACCCAGCTGCCCATAACTTGATATTACAGCAACTCAAAGAGGCCAAGGCTGACTTGGACGAAATTGAGCTCTATCCTCACACCACGGATGATGTCTGGTGTCGCGACCATGGTCCGGTTTGGCTGAAAAACACGAATACTGGCGAAGTTGCTATCAGCGATTGGAAGTTCAATGCCTGGGGTGGGAAGTTCGAGCCCTATAAGCGTGATGACCAGGTGCCGCAAAGTATGGCCAAGAGCCTCGATTTACATGCTTTTCCACGTAAGGAAGTGCTCGAAGGCGGTGCGATCGAAGTCAATGGTGAAGGTGTTTTGTTGACCACTGAGATCGTCATGCTCAACCGGAACCGCGGAGGCAGAGTCCGCGCTGATTGGAAGCAGGCATTAGGTAATGCCTTGAATATCAAAGATATTCTGTGGCTGGGAGAAGGATTGCCCAATGACGATACCGATGGCCACATCGATAACATCGCCCGTTTTTTTCAACCAAATGGTGTCCTTACCGTTGAGAGCAATGGAGATGAAGAGTTAAAAGCCAATGCGCGACGACTCATGGCGCGTTTTAGAGATGTGGTTCACCTGCCATTGCCCGAAGTCACAATCAACGGACAATTGGTTCCTGCCAGTTATGCGAATTTCGTCATTCTGAATGGTGCGGTTATTGTGCCGACTTTTGGTGTTTCACAAGACGAGAAGGCTCTGGACATCATTAAGACAGCTTTTCCAGGACGCAAAGTGGCAGGCTTTGGTTCGCGTTTGTTATTGGAGGAAGGTGGCGCAGTCCACTGCCTGACTTCAAATCAGCCTCAATAG
- a CDS encoding class I SAM-dependent methyltransferase, which produces MDQDGFYDAAYYDSHYGRIHSDADYYRVRSKYWRHALFEVFGIPTDGLCLDFGCGLGVVSAALDQVETYDFSPFARDFVKNKGGTVYGDPRDIADNRFDLILSSHCLEHSLTPHEDLKRFAQWAKPNARFVLVLPVEINLKPANCYDNDRHMQTWTFQTITNLLLASGWQPLQQAYIYDSFALGRLTSLLGEDKAVPLAWKLGRAVRQFKSLYIISRPQTEQPA; this is translated from the coding sequence GTGGATCAAGACGGCTTTTACGACGCAGCTTATTATGACTCTCATTATGGGAGGATTCACTCAGATGCGGATTATTACCGGGTGCGCTCGAAATACTGGCGTCATGCGCTTTTTGAAGTTTTTGGTATTCCGACTGATGGCCTTTGTCTCGACTTTGGTTGTGGTCTCGGAGTTGTCAGTGCTGCGCTTGATCAAGTGGAGACTTATGACTTCTCTCCCTTCGCCCGCGATTTTGTCAAAAATAAGGGTGGGACGGTTTATGGAGATCCCAGGGATATCGCAGATAACCGCTTCGACCTTATCCTCTCATCGCATTGTCTTGAGCATTCGTTGACGCCCCACGAGGACTTGAAGCGCTTTGCACAATGGGCCAAACCCAACGCTCGCTTTGTCCTTGTTTTGCCGGTTGAAATCAATCTGAAGCCAGCCAATTGCTACGATAACGACCGTCACATGCAGACCTGGACTTTTCAGACCATTACCAATCTGCTTCTGGCCAGTGGTTGGCAGCCGCTTCAGCAAGCTTACATCTACGACTCGTTTGCGCTTGGTCGCTTGACTTCGCTTTTGGGCGAAGACAAGGCGGTGCCTCTCGCCTGGAAACTGGGCCGGGCGGTTCGTCAGTTCAAATCGCTTTACATCATCAGTCGTCCTCAAACGGAGCAGCCTGCATGA
- a CDS encoding carbon-nitrogen hydrolase, whose translation MAMTDHLEENILRAENAVREAHAKGAQIVVLPELVTTRYFCRTQETRFFDLAETVPGPTTERMQKLAVELEVVLVVPLFERVKAGLYFNTAAVIDADGSFLGKYRKTHIPQDPGFEEKFYFTEGDLGYPVFETRYAKLGVLICWDQWFPEAARLMALGGAELIVYPTAIGWLPKEKAELGEAQYNAWKTVQHGHAVANGCYVAAINRVGIEGEIEFWGRSFVSDFYGQSLLTGSEDSEVLTTTLDFTALEEFRRIWPFFRDRRIDKFADLQKRTLL comes from the coding sequence ATGGCGATGACGGACCACTTGGAGGAAAACATCCTCCGAGCCGAGAATGCTGTTCGGGAAGCTCATGCTAAGGGAGCACAGATTGTTGTGCTCCCGGAGTTGGTCACGACACGTTACTTTTGCCGGACTCAGGAAACCCGTTTCTTCGACTTGGCTGAAACGGTTCCCGGGCCAACGACCGAGCGGATGCAGAAACTAGCAGTCGAGCTTGAGGTGGTTCTGGTTGTTCCACTCTTCGAGCGAGTGAAAGCGGGACTGTATTTCAATACGGCAGCCGTGATCGATGCAGACGGTTCTTTCCTCGGTAAGTACCGCAAAACTCACATTCCGCAGGATCCAGGCTTCGAGGAGAAGTTTTATTTCACCGAAGGAGATTTGGGCTATCCTGTCTTTGAAACCCGTTATGCGAAACTGGGTGTCCTTATTTGCTGGGACCAGTGGTTTCCTGAGGCTGCTCGTTTGATGGCTTTAGGTGGAGCAGAGCTTATCGTATATCCGACGGCAATCGGCTGGCTTCCCAAAGAGAAGGCCGAGCTGGGCGAAGCTCAATACAACGCCTGGAAAACAGTCCAACATGGCCATGCGGTGGCCAATGGTTGTTACGTTGCCGCCATCAATCGCGTTGGCATCGAAGGAGAGATAGAATTCTGGGGGCGTAGTTTTGTCTCTGATTTTTATGGCCAATCCCTGCTTACTGGAAGTGAAGATTCCGAAGTTCTGACAACAACACTCGATTTTACAGCCCTTGAAGAGTTCAGGCGGATCTGGCCTTTCTTCCGCGATCGACGGATTGATAAGTTTGCCGACCTGCAGAAAAGAACTTTGCTTTGA
- the hisG gene encoding ATP phosphoribosyltransferase, with translation MLGLPKGSLEEATLRLFAKAGFKITKSSRSYRPSIDDPELDGRFVRAQEISRYVEHGYFDCGLTGHDWVVENGSDVVEVCDLIYSRASAVKSRWVLVVPEASPVQSVKDLEGKRIATEVTNIVGRYLKENNVNAEVEFSWGATEVKVPDLVDAIVDLTETGNSIRANKLRIVDTLLETNTKLVANRKSWEDPVKRKKIENIALLLRSALQADKMVGLKLNIPKEKVDGIMSSLPALRNPTISPLSCSKYVALEVILDEYVVRELIPTLKAHDAEGIIEYPLNKVVPD, from the coding sequence ATGCTCGGCTTACCGAAAGGTAGCCTTGAAGAAGCGACTCTGCGCCTGTTTGCAAAAGCAGGCTTTAAGATTACGAAGAGTTCGCGCTCTTACCGTCCGTCGATCGATGATCCGGAGCTGGACGGCAGATTTGTGCGCGCTCAGGAGATCAGCCGCTATGTCGAGCATGGATATTTCGATTGCGGGCTCACCGGGCATGACTGGGTCGTGGAAAACGGATCCGATGTCGTGGAAGTATGTGATTTGATCTACAGCCGGGCTTCAGCGGTTAAGAGCCGTTGGGTTCTCGTTGTGCCTGAGGCATCGCCTGTTCAGTCGGTCAAAGACCTTGAGGGCAAACGCATCGCGACTGAGGTCACGAATATTGTTGGGCGCTATCTCAAGGAGAATAACGTCAACGCCGAGGTCGAGTTCTCGTGGGGCGCGACCGAGGTCAAGGTGCCTGATTTGGTCGATGCGATTGTGGATCTGACAGAAACAGGCAATTCCATCCGTGCGAATAAGCTACGGATCGTAGATACGCTGCTTGAGACAAACACCAAGCTGGTTGCGAATCGTAAGAGCTGGGAAGACCCGGTAAAGCGCAAGAAGATCGAAAATATTGCACTTCTTTTACGTTCTGCTTTGCAAGCGGACAAGATGGTTGGCCTCAAGCTCAACATTCCTAAGGAAAAAGTGGATGGCATTATGTCGAGCCTGCCTGCTTTGCGTAATCCGACAATATCTCCGTTGAGTTGCAGTAAGTATGTCGCGCTTGAAGTGATTCTGGACGAATATGTGGTTCGTGAACTCATTCCGACACTCAAGGCTCATGACGCTGAGGGAATTATTGAGTATCCGTTGAACAAGGTTGTGCCTGATTGA
- the bcp gene encoding thioredoxin-dependent thiol peroxidase yields the protein MSKPNPIVPSTQAPEFQYKTADGTEHSTSALKGKPYLVYFYPRDDTPGCTKEACAFRDSFAELTKAGITIIGVSADDEASHEKFRKKYDLPFPLAADTEKSIVEAFGVWGEKKFMGKIYDGIHRISFLVGPDGVVVKTYLKVKPEQHAAEILADAKELVQPI from the coding sequence ATGAGCAAACCAAACCCAATCGTTCCAAGCACTCAGGCGCCGGAATTTCAATACAAAACCGCTGATGGAACAGAGCATTCTACGAGTGCCCTGAAAGGAAAACCCTATCTGGTGTATTTCTACCCGCGTGACGACACACCCGGCTGTACTAAGGAAGCCTGTGCCTTTAGGGACTCATTTGCAGAGCTGACCAAGGCCGGAATCACCATTATTGGTGTCAGTGCCGATGACGAGGCGTCACATGAAAAATTTCGTAAGAAATATGACCTTCCCTTCCCTCTGGCAGCCGATACTGAGAAATCAATCGTCGAAGCCTTTGGTGTCTGGGGTGAAAAAAAGTTTATGGGAAAGATTTATGATGGCATTCATCGCATCTCTTTTCTTGTCGGACCCGATGGTGTTGTTGTAAAAACATACCTGAAAGTGAAACCTGAGCAACATGCTGCAGAAATACTCGCTGATGCGAAGGAACTCGTTCAACCCATCTAA